TTGCAGCACGTCCAAGGAAACGGAACTGAAATGTTCGAAAATAATCAAATCATCGAAATTTGAGTGCTCGTCAATTCAGCGACATAATCACATGGGAGACAAATAGTGTCATCTGAGAATACAGCCCTGGATCTCATTGCCGTTGAGGCTTACTTGCGTGCTCACCTTCCAAATTTCGCGGGTCCGTTAAGCGCTGTCAAATTTGAAACAGGACAGTCAAACCCGACCTTCCTGCTGAAAACACCCGCGCGCAACTATGTACTCCGACGTAAACCCATGGGGGTTCTGCTAAAATCAGCACATGCCGTAGAGCGCGAATTTCGCATTCAAAAAGCATTGATAGCTTCGAATGTTCCGGTCGCAGGTATGCATTTACTGTGCGAGGATGAAGACATCATCGGGTCATCATTTTATATCATGGATCATGTCGTCGGGCGAAATTTCGTAGAGCCAACACTTCGCGGCCTGGACGGATCGGAGCGAATGCAAGTGTTTGAGAATATGGGGGAAGTTTTGGCAGACCTTCATATGGTAGATATTAATGCAGTGGGCTTGTCCGACTATGGCCCCGCCGGCAACTACTTTGAACGTCAGCTGGCCCGCTGGACCAAACAATATCGCTCCACGGAAACCGAGCGTATTCCCGAGATGGACACGTTGATAAAGGAATTGCAGTCAACATTGCCACTAGATGACGGTCAACGAAGTTTGGTTCACGGTGACTATCGCATAGATAATCTGATTTTTCAGAATAACGGTACGCAATGCCTTGCCGTTTTGGACTGGGAATTGTCAACCATTGGGCATCCTTATTCAGATCTGGCTGGGGTGATAATGCAATGGCAAATGCCCCAGGGACCTGAGGGCCGTGGTCTTTTAGGTGTCGATCGCGAAGTTAATAATATTCCTTCAGATCAAGAGTTTATGGATATGTATTGCGCCCATCGGGGCCTACCAGGGATCGAGAGTTTTGAATTCTATCTTGCCTTCAGTTTCTTTCGCATGGCCGGGATCCTTCAAGGCGTTCTGAAACGCGCAATGAGCGGAAATGCCTCGAACCCCGAACGGGCAAAGAAACTTGGGCAATATGTTCCGCTTTTTGCTCGGCACGGGCTGGATGCTCTTTCAAAGTAAGTATCTTCTTGATCTTGGACAACAGGACCGGAATCTCTTCCGCGGAATTGGTTAGGGCGGAGAAACGCCAACACGCATCTACGTCGCTCAAGAGGGATTAATGCGCCCAACAAAAAGTTGAAGAATGACTTCCAATGCATTGGCAGTTATAACTTTTCATAGGATCTCTTTAGTTTTTGCATGCCTCGTATCCAACGGTCATAGTCCGTCGTTTTGGCGCGCATGTAGCCCAGGACCTTCCGATGAGGTAATATAAGGAACCTTTCACTTTCAATAGCCTCGATACAGGCCAAGGCCACGACATCTGGCTCTAGAATTCCATCAATACTCGCAACCTGGTTTTCCAGACCATGTATCATGTTTGAACGAACGGCCTGAGGGCACAATACAGATACACCGATCCCGGAATCACCGTAAGTGATTGCCAACCATTCTGCAAAACCGACCGCTGCATGTTTTGTCACGCCATAAGGCGCGGCGCCGATTTGATTTAACAGGCCTGCAGCAGAAGCAGTGTTCAAAAAATGTCCGCCACCGCGCTCTATCATTTTGGGCACCATGTGTCGAGCGGCCCACACATGAGACATGACATTGATATCCCACGTTTTTTGCCAGCTATCGTTATCAACTTCGACACCGCCCAGCGTCAGAACTCCTGCATTTGAGCAAAACAGATCAATAGGAGCGATTGTCTCCTCAACGTATGAGATCAGGTCAGAAATCTGGCCTTCGAACCTGACATCCACTTGCATTGCCGTCCCATTGATTTCTGCAGCAACTTTCTTAGCTCCTTCGATATCTATGTCGGCGCAAATGACATGTGCGGCTCCTTTCCGAGCGAGAGCGTAAGACAGTGCACAACCAATCCCATTTGCAGCTCCTGTGACCACAACACATGATTTTTCAATAATCATTTATCTATCCTTTGTCGTGCTTAGAAGTTTACGCTGGCCCAAGATGTCAGGCAATCAAACTTCACCTATAATACATAATACTGATTATGCGTCTAATTCAACGTTAAGTAGATTAGGGGCTAAGAATGAAATGGCTAACAAACGAAATTCTCGGACCTCTCGCCCGTCGCGTCGGCGGTCAGGCCGGAGCTGCTCTTGTGGCTCTGGGCGTGGCTCAACAGCACGAAAGCGCAGTGGCGGCAGTCGTCGCATGGGCAATCGTAAGCGTCGGTGAATTAGCCGTAAGCTCACGGGGCCGCAAAAATCTTGCGGATACTGCAAAGCAAGCATGGGGAACTAACTGATGGTTTTTCCCGCTAATTGGGGCTTTTCTGGGAACAGCAGGTGGCGCGGCGGCTATTACTGCCGGTTCTACTCTGATCGGTGGTGCGCTAAATCGTAGGGCCGAAAAAAAAGCCAATGCGGCGAATAGTCCCGCTAGCCAAGTGGCACAATGGGAAGCTGCCGGAATTAACCCTGAATTTGGGATTAGTTCCGGTGCGTATATTCCTCAACAAGCTACATCAATGGGCGATAGCTTTGCCGCTGCTGGCGGTCAATTCGCCCGTGCGCTTGACTTGAACCATGAGAAAGGACTTCGCGAAACCAATATTGAATTGGAAAACGAGAAGTTGCGCAAGGAAATCGATATTCTTGCCAACCCATCAGATCCATCATATATGCAGAGATACGGGGGATACTCCCCCTGCCCTCTGTTGGTGGTTATAGTTCTCATGCAAGATCTAGTGTTCAAGCTGTTTCTGGTTCTGGTTCTGACGATATTCTTGGGTCAGACGGGGCTCCTGAGTTAAACCAGGGCACTGTCACGTCGGCCCAAGACTTTGGAAGCGGTACTTGGGTTGACACTCGGGTTAGAGACGCGGAAGTGTCTTCCGATCGCTATGGCGATATTGCCGAAGAGGCCGCTGGCTTTCGCAATCTTTACATGGATGCTTTCGCAATCTTTACATGGATAATGTGTATAATGAGCGGCTTGGTGCCTTAGGCGACCAATATGGCCCTCACATTGCTAACGAAGTTCATGGCGAGTACGAGCGGGCGGATGGTCGTACTAACGACCAAGTTATATCGGACGTAACGGACGGAAAGCCTACCACCTTAAGGCCTAAATTTCGCACTTATCCCGAAATGTCTGTTCTTCATGACAATTTTGAATCCGGCATTGTTCCCCTTTGGGGGACTGGTGAATATTCGGAACATATGCGCCGTTTGTATCCATAACGGCTTCTATCCCCCTCTAAAATCTAGGAAAAAATATGAACTAAGCAAATCCACGACTCGCAATCCGTCAAGAGTTTAACGGCCAGCGCCGTTTGCGCCCTTGGTCTAATGCTCACTTTGGCGGAATGAAGGCTGTTGAGGCCCATCCGCTGGCAATCTGTCGTTTCCGTCCCGATGAAGGCGGAACCGTATCCTCAAGTCTTAGGGTCGGTCTTGCGCCGCTCAGTGGGCACATGCGTAGTAAGGCCTATGTTGAGGTGACGCAGGTTGCGGTGCCTTATAAAGCCATTGAAAAGCTTTTGCTTGATGGTCAAGAGGATGCCGGGGTCACTGAAATGTCCCGACGCCGCCTTTTGGCTGGTGAGGGTTTTGGCCTTGAGGACCAGGGGCAGATTACAAAAGCGGCAAACATCCACCCGCGAAGCGTCGGCGGTAATAAGCGGGTTACTAAAACCGCTCGGGCTGCTTACCTTTGTGCAGGTAATCATTTGCTCAAAGTTGCATACTTTAACGCAACCCCTGCGCCCCATACCGAAACGGCAAATTTGCCGGCTCTTTTAACAGCGAATGTTCTTGAGCGGTTTAATGGCGTTCTTGAGCCTGAAAGGCTGGTTGATGGGGTTGTCAATTTGACGGGTGAACTACCCATCAAGGGTATTGGTACCCGTATTCGTGATTTCGACACCGTCAATTCGGATTCTTATAAAGAGTCTGGGGAGACTGCTCCTAGGCAGGTTACTGGTTGGCAAGTTGGCGATGGTCATGGCAACAACTCCGTGATTTTGGAACAGGACCCTGATGATCTTGATTTTCCTCTTATCCGTGCTGATCTTGACGGTGTTGGCGAGCTTACGTTTCGCGATATGATGGCTAGCCAAAAGTTGGACGGTCTTATTCAGAAATTTGCCCAAATGATCAAGGCAGATCCTGTCAATGGTGAAGAGGCTGTTGAGCGGGCTTTGTATGGCATTAAAGTTGACTATGACCACAATTGCCAAGTGTTGTATCGAAAGGTACATGAACTCACTGCTGTGCATCAGCGGCCAATGGATGGCGCTTCAATTAACGATGTGTCAGCGCATTTTGAGCTTAATAGCGCCTTTACATCTTTGGTGCCGGTTTCTGAGTTGGGCTTGCAGTTAGTTACTATTGTATCTGTCAAGCTGCTCGAATCGCTGACCCATCAGCCGGACCCTGCCCAAACTTAAACTTGGGAATTGGTGAACCGCGTTCACGACAAAACGGAGCTTGATGAAGTTCTTCTTACTCGTGCTGATTTGGAAAGTAAGGTTCTTACACACAATGAGGACTAAAGGGCTTTCTGGGTGGGTCACAACTCAGGGCGTGAACGACCAACAAGTTGCTGGCGTCGAAATGAAGACCTCCATGTGGACTTATGAAATTCCGACCTCTGTTACGCCAAGCAACGTTAGCTACCCGGCGGAAGGTATTACTATGTATCCGTTTCATAATTGGAACGGGGCGCATGCTGAATACACCTTCTCGCAGGTGGCGGCCATTTCCACATCGCACGCCAAGGGCCCGAACCCTGTAGAACGTATTCAACTCTTCGCTGATGATTAGAAGCCACTGAGGCTGTCACAGAGCCTGTTGCGCCTTTGGTCGGCGTCGGGCCGCGCGAGGACTTGGCAGATACCTCCGTCAATGAACCGGAGGTAAGCACCGATGAAACGTGATCCAGCTATGGGTGAGCCGCGTAAGCGCCTCACAAGAATGCGCTACGGCGTTGGTCCG
This portion of the Parasedimentitalea marina genome encodes:
- a CDS encoding phosphotransferase family protein, translating into MSSENTALDLIAVEAYLRAHLPNFAGPLSAVKFETGQSNPTFLLKTPARNYVLRRKPMGVLLKSAHAVEREFRIQKALIASNVPVAGMHLLCEDEDIIGSSFYIMDHVVGRNFVEPTLRGLDGSERMQVFENMGEVLADLHMVDINAVGLSDYGPAGNYFERQLARWTKQYRSTETERIPEMDTLIKELQSTLPLDDGQRSLVHGDYRIDNLIFQNNGTQCLAVLDWELSTIGHPYSDLAGVIMQWQMPQGPEGRGLLGVDREVNNIPSDQEFMDMYCAHRGLPGIESFEFYLAFSFFRMAGILQGVLKRAMSGNASNPERAKKLGQYVPLFARHGLDALSK
- a CDS encoding SDR family NAD(P)-dependent oxidoreductase, which encodes MIIEKSCVVVTGAANGIGCALSYALARKGAAHVICADIDIEGAKKVAAEINGTAMQVDVRFEGQISDLISYVEETIAPIDLFCSNAGVLTLGGVEVDNDSWQKTWDINVMSHVWAARHMVPKMIERGGGHFLNTASAAGLLNQIGAAPYGVTKHAAVGFAEWLAITYGDSGIGVSVLCPQAVRSNMIHGLENQVASIDGILEPDVVALACIEAIESERFLILPHRKVLGYMRAKTTDYDRWIRGMQKLKRSYEKL